Proteins from a single region of Rhodospirillales bacterium:
- the fsa gene encoding fructose-6-phosphate aldolase translates to MKFFVDTGDIDEIKALAATGMVDGVTTNPSLIAKSGKDFKEVIQAICAIVDGPVSAEVAATDYETMRAEAEVIRKWGDNIAVKVPLTEDGLRVCKELSDDGTMVNVTLCFSPAQAILAAKAGASFVSPFVGRLDDISQDGLQLISDIVRIYDNYPQFDTEVLVASIRNPLHIVESAKMGAHVMTAPPSVIRQLYKHPLTTSGLAAFVEDWKKTGQSIL, encoded by the coding sequence ATGAAGTTTTTTGTCGACACCGGTGATATTGATGAAATCAAGGCTCTGGCCGCAACAGGCATGGTTGACGGGGTCACCACCAACCCATCGCTTATCGCCAAATCAGGTAAAGACTTCAAAGAGGTCATTCAGGCAATCTGCGCCATTGTCGATGGCCCCGTCAGCGCCGAAGTCGCCGCCACCGATTACGAAACCATGCGCGCCGAAGCTGAGGTTATCCGCAAATGGGGCGACAACATTGCCGTGAAAGTGCCGCTAACCGAAGACGGCCTGCGCGTGTGTAAAGAACTTTCCGATGATGGCACAATGGTCAATGTGACGCTGTGCTTCTCTCCGGCTCAGGCGATTTTGGCCGCCAAGGCCGGCGCGTCTTTTGTCTCTCCGTTCGTAGGCCGCCTCGACGATATTTCTCAGGACGGACTGCAACTCATTTCCGATATTGTGCGTATCTACGATAATTATCCGCAATTCGATACAGAAGTGCTGGTCGCAAGCATTCGCAACCCCTTGCACATCGTCGAAAGCGCAAAAATGGGCGCCCATGTGATGACCGCTCCCCCATCGGTCATTCGCCAGCTTTACAAGCACCCGCTAACGACCTCCGGCCTCGCCGCCTTCGTCGAGGACTGGAAAAAAACCGGGCAATCCATCCTGTAA
- a CDS encoding primosomal protein N', which yields MQNLFQEVEEQKAQALPGAVMSVLVPYPVDKAYDYIVPEGLDLVPGDYVTVPLGGREVPAVVWGEPAGDVKLGKLKAVVCKHNIKPMPGVMREFIDWVARYTMSPKGFVLKMALSVPAGLNLPKPAKGYVIASSLRAERSNLEDVDCRVGSGDPPRNDVTVKQQQVLDVLADGSPRIAADVVRMADVSAGVVKGLAGKGLVKEVEIFNPAPCRRPDALRSGAALSEDQDAVAGRLTEAVKAKEFHAVLLDGVTGAGKTEVYFEAVAEVLKQGRQVLILLPEIALSNAFLDRFVARFGCAPALWHSHLSGGTRKTTWRGVAEGHTKVVVGARSALFLPYQDLGLIIVDEEHESAYKQEDGVIYHARDMAVVRALLGSFPVVLVSATPSLETVHNAWIGRYEHLHLPDRFGGARMPDIELVDMRDKNQKPDAQHFISAGLKQAIAETLERGEQALLFLNRRGYAPLTLCRSCGHRMECPRCTAWLVEHKKTGALQCHHCGYAQRMPKACPECQEEDSFAACGPGVERIYEEVHSLFPEARILMLASDTAENSEALSKMLQDIKDDKIDIIIGTQIIAKGHHFPNLTLVGVVDADLGLQGGELRAAERCYQLLHQVAGRAGREDKRGRVLLQTFMPEHRIMKALAEGLRDPFLETEAAEREAAHMPPYSRLVGIIVSGRDERQAFEVAKALGRSAPQSSTEGGGITTLGPAPAPFARLRGKYRYRLLVQADKALDIQKTIAYWVGAVKVPSTVRVYIDIDPQSFL from the coding sequence ATGCAGAATCTTTTTCAAGAGGTTGAAGAGCAAAAAGCGCAGGCTTTGCCGGGGGCAGTGATGTCTGTGCTGGTGCCGTATCCGGTGGATAAGGCTTACGATTATATTGTGCCGGAAGGGTTGGATTTGGTCCCCGGTGATTATGTGACCGTGCCTTTGGGGGGGAGAGAGGTTCCGGCGGTGGTGTGGGGTGAGCCTGCGGGTGATGTGAAGCTGGGCAAGCTTAAGGCGGTTGTGTGCAAGCATAATATTAAGCCGATGCCCGGTGTGATGCGCGAATTTATCGACTGGGTGGCGCGTTATACGATGTCGCCGAAGGGCTTTGTGTTGAAGATGGCGCTGTCGGTTCCGGCGGGGCTGAATTTACCAAAGCCAGCGAAGGGGTATGTCATAGCTTCGTCATTGCGAGCGGAGCGAAGCAATCTAGAGGATGTAGATTGCCGCGTCGGATCTGGCGATCCTCCTCGCAATGACGTTACTGTTAAACAACAGCAAGTTCTGGATGTTTTGGCCGATGGAAGCCCCCGGATTGCGGCAGATGTTGTGCGCATGGCCGATGTTAGTGCAGGCGTTGTCAAAGGGTTGGCCGGGAAAGGGCTGGTCAAAGAGGTAGAGATTTTTAACCCCGCGCCGTGCAGGCGGCCTGATGCTTTGCGAAGTGGGGCGGCACTGTCGGAAGATCAGGATGCGGTGGCCGGGCGGCTTACAGAGGCTGTGAAGGCGAAGGAATTTCATGCGGTTTTGCTTGATGGGGTGACAGGCGCGGGGAAGACGGAAGTTTATTTTGAAGCGGTGGCGGAGGTTTTAAAACAGGGTCGGCAGGTTCTTATTTTATTGCCGGAAATTGCGCTGTCGAATGCGTTTTTGGATCGGTTCGTGGCTCGTTTTGGCTGTGCGCCAGCGCTCTGGCATTCGCATTTATCGGGTGGGACGCGCAAAACGACGTGGCGCGGCGTAGCGGAAGGTCATACAAAGGTTGTGGTTGGGGCGCGATCGGCGCTGTTTTTACCCTATCAGGATTTGGGGTTGATTATTGTCGATGAGGAGCATGAGTCAGCCTATAAGCAGGAGGACGGCGTGATTTATCATGCGCGGGATATGGCGGTGGTGCGGGCGCTTCTGGGCAGTTTTCCGGTGGTGTTAGTTTCCGCGACGCCGAGCCTTGAGACGGTGCATAATGCATGGATTGGCCGGTATGAGCATTTGCATTTGCCGGACCGGTTTGGCGGGGCGCGAATGCCGGATATCGAACTCGTTGATATGCGCGATAAAAACCAGAAGCCTGATGCACAGCATTTCATTTCTGCCGGTTTGAAGCAGGCAATTGCCGAGACGCTGGAACGCGGGGAGCAGGCGTTATTGTTTTTAAACCGGAGGGGCTATGCACCGCTGACGCTGTGCCGGAGCTGCGGGCATCGGATGGAGTGTCCGCGTTGCACGGCGTGGCTGGTGGAACATAAGAAAACCGGGGCGCTTCAGTGTCATCATTGTGGATATGCGCAGCGTATGCCGAAAGCTTGCCCGGAATGTCAGGAGGAGGATAGTTTTGCGGCGTGCGGGCCGGGGGTGGAGCGCATTTATGAGGAGGTGCACAGCCTGTTTCCCGAAGCGCGGATTTTGATGCTGGCCAGTGATACGGCGGAAAACAGTGAGGCGCTCAGCAAGATGTTGCAGGACATTAAGGATGACAAGATCGATATTATTATCGGGACGCAGATTATTGCCAAGGGGCATCATTTCCCGAATTTGACGTTGGTTGGCGTGGTCGATGCGGATTTGGGCTTGCAAGGCGGCGAGCTGCGCGCGGCGGAGCGGTGTTATCAATTACTGCACCAAGTGGCAGGGCGCGCCGGGCGTGAGGATAAGCGGGGCCGCGTCTTGCTCCAGACCTTCATGCCGGAGCATAGGATTATGAAAGCGCTGGCCGAAGGTTTGCGTGATCCGTTTTTGGAGACGGAAGCGGCGGAGCGAGAAGCGGCGCATATGCCGCCTTATAGCCGATTGGTCGGGATTATTGTTTCAGGGCGTGATGAGCGCCAAGCGTTCGAGGTGGCTAAGGCGCTGGGGCGGTCTGCGCCGCAAAGCTCTACAGAAGGTGGGGGGATTACGACGCTGGGACCTGCGCCTGCGCCGTTTGCGCGGCTGCGCGGGAAATATCGCTATCGTTTACTGGTGCAGGCGGACAAGGCGCTGGATATTCAAAAGACTATTGCGTATTGGGTCGGCGCGGTCAAAGTGCCGTCAACCGTGCGGGTTTATATTGACATCGATCCGCAGAGTTTTTTATAG
- a CDS encoding fused MFS/spermidine synthase: MISRKGTFALFTLIILEGYVVLSSELIAIRLNLPFVGSGTDTISIIIAAILMPLAFGYHAGGRFKPGNHIIFPGFKNHINIREKLIINLLTALIFLLFALSYSFIDLFFNTIYETGFKNRIIATTLYAMLFLVMPVYLLGQTIPLSCNFFKQKKLAKITGKILFCSTLGSFAGAIFSTLVLMSHIGVHNTAIINFFILGLLITLLSRERMSLRIALTWTLILAGVMTNSSQAMRREHSIVENNQYNTISIIQDHNERHLVLNGNMSSMYSDDHRKYKYVQFIEQIALGPIWNETDNPKDILVIGAGAFTLGYGDKGNHYEYVDIDKSLKDIAEKFILKQPLQNNQTFHPLPARAFLTQTNKKYDVIILDAYQGIASIPEHLITREFFAEIKDHLKDDGKMLGNFAVIPNFKSAFSRNLDNTIRSVFPHVSRHSIHDYYALWQEEDSTITNMIYIYSNNPDTDTKTIYSDLKNRSFLDDPGETD, translated from the coding sequence ATGATTTCACGCAAAGGCACCTTCGCCCTTTTTACCCTAATTATCCTTGAAGGATATGTAGTTCTATCCTCAGAACTCATAGCCATTCGCCTAAACCTGCCTTTTGTAGGCAGCGGCACCGACACCATTTCAATTATCATTGCTGCAATTTTGATGCCCTTGGCCTTTGGCTATCACGCAGGCGGACGGTTTAAACCAGGAAATCATATAATATTCCCCGGCTTTAAAAATCATATAAACATACGCGAAAAACTTATTATCAACCTACTGACGGCGCTCATATTCTTACTATTCGCTTTATCCTATAGCTTCATTGATCTGTTTTTTAACACTATATATGAAACAGGATTTAAAAACCGCATCATTGCCACTACGCTCTACGCCATGCTCTTTCTAGTCATGCCCGTATACCTCCTAGGACAAACCATCCCTTTAAGCTGTAATTTTTTTAAGCAGAAAAAACTGGCCAAAATCACAGGGAAAATCTTATTTTGTTCCACTCTTGGGTCTTTTGCCGGAGCAATTTTTTCAACCTTGGTGCTCATGAGCCATATTGGCGTCCACAACACCGCCATCATCAATTTTTTCATTTTGGGATTATTAATTACCCTCCTAAGCCGCGAACGCATGTCCCTGCGCATTGCCCTGACCTGGACGCTTATACTCGCCGGAGTAATGACCAATTCTTCACAGGCAATGAGAAGAGAACACTCCATTGTAGAAAACAACCAATACAACACGATTTCCATTATTCAAGATCATAATGAACGCCATCTGGTCTTGAATGGAAACATGTCCTCAATGTACTCAGATGATCATCGTAAATATAAATATGTTCAGTTTATTGAACAAATAGCACTTGGCCCCATTTGGAACGAAACCGACAACCCGAAAGACATTTTAGTTATCGGCGCGGGCGCTTTCACCCTGGGATATGGTGATAAAGGCAATCACTATGAATATGTTGATATAGACAAAAGCCTCAAAGATATCGCCGAAAAATTTATTCTGAAACAACCTTTACAAAATAACCAGACCTTCCATCCTCTACCCGCCCGTGCATTTTTGACACAAACGAATAAAAAATACGATGTTATTATTCTGGATGCCTATCAAGGAATTGCCAGCATCCCTGAACATCTCATCACACGTGAATTCTTTGCTGAAATTAAAGATCATCTAAAAGACGATGGAAAAATGTTAGGAAATTTTGCCGTAATACCTAACTTCAAATCAGCATTCAGCCGCAATCTGGACAACACCATTCGCAGCGTATTTCCACACGTTTCACGTCACTCAATCCATGATTACTACGCCCTATGGCAAGAAGAAGACAGCACCATAACAAACATGATTTATATTTACAGCAACAATCCTGACACCGACACAAAAACAATCTATTCCGATTTAAAAAACAGATCGTTCCTCGATGATCCCGGTGAGACCGATTAG
- a CDS encoding F0F1 ATP synthase subunit delta: MSSSSQASSVVSQRYANALMELAEKTKKLDKVEKDLQELKAMVEASDDLRGAIRSPLYAEDSLLKAMGTLADHAKFQDITKNFLGLLVKNGRLGGLPKILEAFAAALDKRRGAIAVNVDVAQDLSAKQQKELEAALSKAIGKEVAVCANVKPDILGGMVVTVGSYMIDDSVRRKLERLKVSMGGGANENVSLKEVG; the protein is encoded by the coding sequence GTGTCATCATCAAGCCAAGCCTCTTCTGTTGTGAGTCAACGCTATGCTAATGCATTGATGGAACTGGCTGAAAAGACAAAGAAGCTGGATAAAGTTGAGAAAGATCTTCAGGAATTGAAGGCGATGGTTGAGGCTTCCGATGATTTGCGCGGGGCGATTCGTAGCCCGCTTTATGCTGAGGATTCTTTGTTGAAAGCTATGGGGACTTTGGCCGATCATGCTAAATTCCAGGATATTACCAAAAATTTTTTAGGGCTGTTGGTTAAGAATGGCCGGTTGGGCGGTTTGCCCAAAATACTTGAAGCCTTTGCGGCGGCTCTGGATAAGCGACGCGGGGCGATTGCCGTGAATGTCGATGTGGCGCAAGATTTGTCTGCGAAGCAGCAGAAAGAGCTGGAGGCGGCATTGTCCAAGGCGATCGGTAAAGAGGTTGCTGTGTGCGCGAATGTGAAGCCAGATATTCTGGGCGGTATGGTGGTGACAGTCGGGTCTTATATGATTGATGATTCCGTGCGCCGGAAGCTGGAGCGTTTGAAAGTCTCCATGGGCGGCGGTGCGAACGAGAATGTCTCATTGAAAGAGGTTGGGTAA
- a CDS encoding GxxExxY protein, producing MNTNRHEFMTMNEPLLLKDEVYQITGCAMSVLNELGRGFAEKVYENALAVEFGLKDIPFSQQPGFEVHYKSQNVGLYVPDFIVFGKVIVELKTIDKIGSNEQGQVLNYLKATGLDVGLILNFKHSKLDWKRIVLS from the coding sequence ATGAACACGAATAGACACGAATTTATGACTATGAATGAACCGTTATTGTTAAAGGATGAAGTTTATCAGATAACGGGGTGTGCTATGTCTGTTCTTAATGAGCTTGGCCGTGGTTTTGCGGAAAAAGTCTATGAAAACGCGTTGGCTGTTGAGTTTGGTTTAAAAGATATTCCGTTTTCTCAGCAGCCCGGTTTTGAAGTTCACTATAAAAGCCAGAATGTTGGGCTTTATGTTCCTGATTTTATAGTGTTTGGTAAGGTTATTGTTGAGTTAAAAACAATTGATAAAATCGGTTCGAACGAGCAAGGACAGGTTTTAAATTATTTGAAGGCGACAGGTTTGGATGTTGGTTTAATCCTAAATTTTAAGCATTCAAAACTAGACTGGAAACGTATTGTTTTATCTTGA
- a CDS encoding F0F1 ATP synthase subunit alpha, which yields MEIKAAEISEILKKQIADFGAQADVAEIGKVLSIGDGVARVYGLDNVQAGEMVEFPGSIKGMALNLEADNVGVVVFGDDRNIKEGDIVRRTGKIVEVPVGKELLGRVVDGLGNPIDGKGPIKAKQTSRVEVKAPGIIPRQSVFEPMQSGLKAVDALVPVGRGQRELIIGDRQTGKTAVAIDTIINQRTINKASDEKKHLYCIYIAIGQKRSTVAQLVKELEEQGAMEYSIVVAATASDPAPMQYLAAYTGAAMGEYFRDNGLHGLVVYDDLSKQAVAYRQMSLLLRRPPGREAYPGDVFYIHSRLLERAAKMSNDQGGGSLTALPIIETQAGDVSAYIPTNVISITDGQIFLETGLFYKGIRPAINVGLSVSRVGSAAQIKAMKQVAGSIKLELAQYREMEAFAQFASDLDASTQKLLARGERLTVLLKQPQYSPLTVEEQVVVIFAGTKGYLDGIAVSDVETYEARLLETLRSSGQGLLDRLAEEKKISDELEAKLREFIGDFTNGFAGEKAAA from the coding sequence ATGGAAATCAAAGCAGCAGAAATCTCCGAGATTCTCAAAAAACAGATCGCCGATTTTGGTGCGCAGGCGGATGTGGCCGAAATTGGGAAGGTTTTGTCCATCGGTGACGGTGTGGCGCGCGTTTACGGGCTGGATAATGTTCAGGCCGGGGAGATGGTTGAATTTCCTGGCAGTATTAAAGGTATGGCGCTGAACCTTGAGGCCGACAATGTCGGGGTTGTGGTGTTTGGCGATGACCGTAACATTAAAGAAGGCGACATCGTGCGCCGGACCGGGAAGATCGTTGAGGTTCCTGTTGGGAAAGAGCTTTTGGGCCGCGTTGTGGACGGTCTGGGGAATCCGATTGACGGTAAAGGTCCGATCAAGGCAAAGCAAACCAGCCGCGTTGAAGTGAAAGCGCCGGGGATTATTCCTCGTCAATCTGTGTTTGAGCCGATGCAATCAGGTCTTAAGGCTGTCGATGCGCTTGTTCCTGTTGGCCGGGGCCAACGCGAATTGATTATTGGCGACCGTCAGACCGGGAAAACGGCTGTTGCGATTGATACGATCATTAATCAGCGCACGATCAACAAAGCGTCTGATGAGAAGAAGCATTTGTATTGTATTTACATTGCCATCGGTCAGAAGCGTTCGACTGTGGCGCAACTTGTGAAGGAACTCGAAGAGCAGGGTGCGATGGAATATTCTATCGTGGTCGCTGCGACGGCTTCTGATCCAGCGCCGATGCAATATCTGGCGGCCTATACCGGCGCGGCCATGGGTGAGTATTTCCGTGATAACGGTCTGCATGGTCTAGTTGTTTATGACGATCTTTCGAAACAAGCCGTAGCGTATCGCCAAATGTCCTTGCTGCTTCGTCGTCCTCCTGGCCGTGAAGCATATCCGGGCGATGTGTTCTATATTCACTCTCGCTTGCTGGAGCGTGCGGCGAAAATGTCAAATGATCAAGGTGGCGGGTCTTTGACCGCTTTGCCAATCATTGAAACACAGGCCGGTGATGTGTCGGCCTATATTCCAACCAACGTGATTTCGATCACCGATGGTCAGATCTTCCTGGAGACGGGGCTGTTTTATAAAGGTATTCGTCCGGCGATTAACGTTGGTTTGTCTGTGTCACGCGTTGGCTCTGCGGCGCAGATCAAGGCGATGAAACAGGTTGCAGGTTCGATTAAACTTGAACTTGCGCAATATCGCGAAATGGAGGCGTTTGCGCAGTTTGCATCTGATCTGGACGCCTCGACGCAGAAATTGCTGGCGCGTGGTGAGCGTTTGACCGTGCTTTTGAAGCAGCCGCAATATTCTCCGCTGACCGTTGAAGAACAGGTTGTAGTGATTTTTGCCGGAACTAAAGGTTATCTCGACGGGATTGCCGTTTCCGATGTAGAGACTTATGAGGCGCGCTTGCTGGAGACATTGCGCTCATCGGGGCAGGGTCTTCTTGACAGGCTTGCGGAAGAAAAGAAAATTTCTGATGAGCTGGAAGCCAAGCTGCGTGAATTTATTGGTGATTTTACCAATGGTTTTGCTGGTGAGAAAGCGGCAGCTTAA
- a CDS encoding F0F1 ATP synthase subunit gamma, with translation MPSLRDYRDRIASVKSTRKITSAMKMVAASKLRKAQEQAEASQPYAQCMADMMARVAGGVVVSDASSPLLAGTGSDQKHLLVIVTADRGLCGGFNGNLVKKARAKIKELQDMGKDVSIVCVGRKGRDLLRSDFGKKIEQKFIGVTGASKVEFADASKVTEYVLERFDAGGFDVCHLVYNEFVSVLTQKPSVQQIIPFALPESEGVEKAPKKAGKTKEGLSSPYDFEPEEEQILNALLPRNIGVQIFRSLLDSSAGEQAARMTAMDNATRNAGEMIDSLTLAYNRARQAYITKELIEIISGAEAV, from the coding sequence ATGCCAAGCTTAAGAGATTATAGAGACCGGATAGCGTCCGTTAAATCGACCCGCAAGATCACCTCTGCGATGAAGATGGTTGCGGCATCCAAGTTGCGCAAGGCGCAGGAACAAGCCGAAGCGTCTCAGCCTTATGCGCAGTGCATGGCCGATATGATGGCGCGCGTTGCTGGCGGCGTTGTGGTGAGCGATGCGAGTTCTCCATTACTGGCTGGAACGGGCAGTGATCAGAAGCATTTGCTGGTGATTGTGACGGCTGACCGTGGGCTTTGCGGCGGGTTTAATGGAAACCTTGTTAAGAAAGCGCGGGCGAAGATTAAAGAACTTCAAGACATGGGCAAGGATGTTTCAATTGTCTGTGTCGGGCGTAAGGGACGGGATTTGCTGCGTAGTGATTTTGGAAAGAAAATTGAGCAAAAGTTTATCGGGGTCACGGGAGCGTCAAAGGTCGAGTTTGCCGATGCCAGCAAGGTTACCGAATATGTGTTGGAGCGGTTTGATGCTGGCGGATTTGACGTGTGTCATCTGGTTTATAACGAATTTGTTTCCGTGTTGACGCAAAAGCCTTCTGTGCAGCAGATTATTCCTTTTGCTTTGCCGGAGAGCGAAGGGGTGGAAAAAGCTCCGAAAAAGGCGGGAAAGACCAAAGAGGGTTTAAGCTCTCCGTATGATTTTGAGCCAGAGGAAGAGCAGATTTTGAATGCCTTGTTGCCGCGGAATATTGGTGTGCAGATTTTCCGCAGCTTGCTGGATAGCTCTGCCGGTGAGCAGGCGGCGCGGATGACGGCGATGGATAATGCGACGCGCAATGCCGGGGAAATGATTGATAGTCTTACGCTGGCCTATAACCGTGCGCGTCAGGCTTACATTACCAAGGAATTGATTGAGATCATCTCCGGCGCGGAGGCGGTGTAA
- the atpD gene encoding F0F1 ATP synthase subunit beta: MAKAKAKSKATGAVGTILQVLGAVVDVQFNEGEVPAILNALETDNQGNRLVLEVAQHLGENTVRAIAMDMTDGLVRGAEVVDTGAGISVPVGPEVLSRIMNVTGEVIDEGPALKTKARWEIHRAAPAFEDQATEVEQLVTGIKVVDLLCPYAKGGKIGLFGGAGVGKTVTIQELINNIAKGHGGVSVFGGVGERTREGNDLYHEMMDAGVIKEHDYKNSKVALVFGQMNEPPGARARVALSALTMAEYFRDEEGQDVLFFLDNIFRFTQAGSEVSALLGRIPSAVGYQPTLSTEMGNMQERITSTNKGSITSIQAVYVPADDLTDPAPATTFAHLDATTVLSRAISEMGIYPAVDPLDSTSRILDPRIIGQEHYDVANRVQQTLQQYKNLQDIIAILGMDELSEEDKLVVARARKIQRFLSQPFHVAEVFTGTPGVFCQLEDTIKGFKAIVDGQYDHLPESAFYMIGTIDQAVEKAKKMAAEAA, translated from the coding sequence ATGGCGAAAGCGAAAGCAAAAAGCAAAGCAACAGGTGCGGTTGGCACTATTCTCCAGGTTTTGGGGGCGGTTGTGGATGTGCAGTTCAACGAAGGCGAAGTGCCGGCGATTTTGAACGCGCTGGAGACGGACAATCAGGGCAACCGCCTGGTTCTGGAAGTGGCACAGCACCTTGGTGAGAACACTGTGCGCGCGATTGCGATGGATATGACAGACGGTCTGGTGCGCGGCGCGGAAGTGGTTGACACGGGCGCGGGGATCTCTGTGCCGGTTGGCCCGGAAGTGCTTTCACGCATTATGAATGTGACGGGTGAGGTGATTGATGAAGGGCCTGCGCTGAAAACAAAAGCGCGCTGGGAAATTCACCGCGCAGCGCCGGCGTTTGAAGATCAGGCGACCGAAGTTGAGCAGCTTGTGACGGGGATTAAGGTCGTTGACCTGCTGTGTCCTTATGCCAAAGGCGGTAAGATCGGTCTGTTTGGCGGCGCGGGCGTGGGTAAGACTGTGACCATTCAGGAATTGATTAATAATATCGCGAAAGGCCACGGCGGCGTGTCTGTGTTTGGCGGCGTCGGTGAGCGAACCCGCGAAGGGAACGACCTTTACCACGAAATGATGGATGCAGGCGTTATTAAAGAGCATGATTACAAAAACTCCAAAGTGGCGCTTGTGTTCGGTCAAATGAACGAGCCGCCGGGCGCGCGTGCGCGCGTTGCGCTGTCTGCGCTGACCATGGCGGAATATTTCCGCGACGAAGAAGGTCAGGACGTTTTGTTCTTCCTCGACAATATCTTCCGCTTTACACAAGCGGGTTCCGAAGTGTCTGCGTTGCTGGGGCGCATTCCGTCCGCTGTGGGTTATCAGCCAACACTGTCCACCGAGATGGGGAATATGCAAGAGCGCATTACGTCCACGAATAAAGGCTCGATCACCTCCATTCAGGCGGTTTACGTGCCTGCGGATGACTTGACCGATCCGGCTCCGGCCACAACATTTGCGCACCTGGACGCTACGACGGTGCTGTCTCGTGCAATTTCGGAAATGGGTATTTATCCGGCTGTGGATCCGCTGGATTCGACCAGCCGTATTCTTGACCCACGTATCATCGGACAGGAGCATTATGACGTGGCCAACCGCGTTCAGCAGACTTTGCAGCAATATAAAAACCTGCAGGACATCATCGCTATTCTCGGGATGGATGAGCTTTCTGAAGAAGACAAGCTGGTTGTGGCGCGCGCGCGGAAAATCCAGCGTTTCTTGTCACAGCCGTTCCATGTGGCCGAGGTCTTTACCGGTACGCCGGGTGTGTTCTGTCAGCTTGAAGACACGATCAAAGGCTTTAAAGCGATTGTTGACGGGCAATACGACCACCTGCCGGAAAGCGCGTTCTATATGATTGGCACGATCGATCAGGCGGTTGAAAAAGCCAAGAAAATGGCGGCAGAGGCGGCATAA
- the atpC gene encoding ATP synthase F1 subunit epsilon, translating to MENNIQFELVSPEEKLVSQPVHMAVIPGDEGEFGVLAGHASLVASLRPGVVELYEQAGGEARKIFIAGGFADVSAEQCTVLAEEAVLVSDLDQTKIEQKIADLNEDLGIAEEAADKARIEKRLVLLKAKLSAVTGKLAA from the coding sequence ATGGAAAATAATATTCAATTTGAACTGGTGTCTCCTGAGGAAAAGCTGGTTTCCCAGCCGGTGCATATGGCTGTTATTCCCGGTGATGAAGGGGAGTTTGGCGTGCTGGCCGGGCATGCTTCGTTGGTAGCGTCTTTGCGTCCCGGTGTTGTTGAGCTTTATGAGCAGGCCGGTGGCGAGGCGCGCAAGATTTTTATTGCGGGCGGGTTTGCGGACGTAAGCGCGGAGCAATGCACGGTGCTGGCTGAAGAAGCCGTTCTTGTGAGCGACCTCGATCAAACAAAGATTGAGCAGAAAATTGCCGATCTCAATGAAGATCTGGGTATCGCCGAGGAAGCCGCCGACAAGGCGCGCATCGAAAAGCGTCTGGTGCTGCTTAAGGCCAAGCTTTCCGCCGTGACGGGCAAACTGGCGGCTTAA
- a CDS encoding TIGR00730 family Rossman fold protein, translated as MNNIKTLTVYLGSSGHARPVFKDAARALGQIIGEKNMRLTYGGMDAGLMGLLAKGALDGGAHVTGIIPRKLKDSERILPGLSETIMVEDLWDRKKRMFQMADAVISLPGGFGTLDESLEMLYWAQLGLHIKPLILVNVEGYWNDLIAYLNTLPDFDPRFLIVIENTEDIFPALENYQPPTDIYEEPDHYPHFEDEITRGTDEPIIIDIPSVENSYYAACALGLKQLHKHKRAIGFLNQDGEFDNLLKWITHAAKETFITRHCLELFTVGSEEAALHEALKHQKFIEIDLHGAKWGPREG; from the coding sequence ATGAACAACATCAAAACCCTCACAGTTTATCTCGGCTCTTCCGGCCATGCACGGCCCGTATTTAAAGATGCAGCACGTGCCCTCGGCCAAATTATCGGTGAAAAGAACATGCGCCTAACCTATGGCGGCATGGATGCCGGGTTAATGGGCTTGCTGGCCAAAGGGGCACTGGATGGCGGCGCCCACGTTACCGGCATCATCCCGCGCAAGCTCAAAGACAGCGAGCGCATCCTGCCCGGCCTGTCCGAAACCATAATGGTCGAGGACCTCTGGGACCGCAAAAAACGCATGTTCCAAATGGCCGATGCGGTCATCTCCCTGCCCGGCGGTTTTGGCACGCTCGATGAAAGCCTTGAAATGCTCTATTGGGCACAGCTCGGCTTGCATATCAAACCGCTCATACTGGTCAATGTCGAAGGCTATTGGAACGATTTGATCGCCTACCTCAATACCCTGCCCGATTTCGACCCGCGCTTCCTGATCGTCATCGAGAACACCGAAGACATTTTCCCGGCGCTGGAAAATTACCAGCCACCCACCGATATTTATGAAGAGCCGGATCACTACCCCCACTTCGAAGATGAAATCACCAGAGGCACCGATGAGCCCATCATCATCGACATCCCCAGCGTTGAAAACTCATACTACGCCGCCTGCGCGCTCGGCCTGAAACAATTGCACAAACATAAACGCGCAATCGGCTTTCTGAATCAGGACGGAGAATTCGACAATCTTCTGAAATGGATCACCCACGCAGCCAAAGAAACTTTTATCACCAGGCACTGTCTGGAGCTTTTCACTGTCGGAAGCGAAGAAGCAGCCTTACATGAAGCGCTAAAACATCAGAAATTCATAGAAATAGACCTCCACGGCGCCAAATGGGGACCGCGGGAAGGATGA